The following proteins are co-located in the Bacteroidales bacterium genome:
- the larB gene encoding nickel pincer cofactor biosynthesis protein LarB, translating to MNVKEVEKLLNDVKSGETSVDKAMEVLKNFPYTDLGFARIDHHREMRTGYPEIIYCAGKSVEQVKEIVRVMSERENNVIGTRANQEMFDAVKSIIPSAVYYPMARIISVQKKKPETPDSSIAVITAGTSDMPVAEEAAITAELLGNKVVRIYDAGVAGIHRLVDKLPEIRSCRVVIVIAGMEGALASVVGGLVDKPVIAVPTSVGYGANFGGISALLAMLTSCSTGVTVVNIDNGFGAGFSASMINKMA from the coding sequence ATGAATGTAAAAGAGGTAGAAAAGCTGCTTAATGATGTAAAGAGCGGAGAAACATCCGTTGATAAAGCGATGGAGGTGCTGAAGAACTTTCCCTATACCGACCTTGGTTTTGCCAGGATTGACCATCATCGTGAAATGCGTACAGGTTACCCTGAAATAATTTATTGCGCCGGAAAATCTGTTGAACAGGTAAAAGAGATAGTAAGGGTGATGTCGGAAAGGGAAAATAATGTTATCGGTACCCGCGCAAATCAGGAGATGTTTGATGCAGTAAAAAGTATCATTCCTTCAGCAGTATACTATCCGATGGCAAGGATAATATCAGTCCAGAAAAAGAAGCCTGAGACACCCGATAGCAGTATTGCCGTAATAACAGCAGGAACATCTGATATGCCAGTGGCAGAAGAGGCTGCAATAACTGCAGAACTGCTTGGTAATAAGGTGGTAAGGATCTATGATGCTGGAGTTGCCGGAATTCACAGGCTTGTTGATAAACTTCCTGAGATAAGAAGCTGCAGGGTTGTCATTGTTATTGCAGGTATGGAGGGTGCCCTGGCGAGTGTTGTCGGGGGACTTGTAGATAAGCCTGTAATAGCGGTTCCCACAAGTGTTGGCTACGGGGCAAATTTTGGAGGGATCTCAGCCCTTCTGGCTATGCTGACAAGCTGTTCAACAGGTGTAACAGTTGTGAATATCGATAACGGATTCGGAGCAGGGTTCTCGGCAAGCATGATTAACAAAATGGCATGA
- the larE gene encoding ATP-dependent sacrificial sulfur transferase LarE, protein MTENKSLKLNNILKDLGSFAVAFSGGVDSSFLLHRAHKAVKSGVIAITIRTPYIPAREIDEAIEFTEKFGIRHKIVDIAFPEIIKHNPIDRCYLCKKTLFTQLLEFARQNKLKHVIDGTNADDSGDFRPGMKALKEMGIRSPLLEAELTKKEIRELSRLEGLEFWDKPAMACLLTRIPYDTEIEEGTLRMIEAAENMLFDKGYPGTRVRVHGEVARIECIPGFMEKMIKKTEREEITASLKKIGFRFVSLDLEGYRTGSSNPEIKVT, encoded by the coding sequence ATGACAGAAAATAAATCTTTAAAACTAAATAATATACTCAAAGACCTGGGTTCATTTGCAGTGGCATTCTCAGGGGGTGTGGACAGTTCTTTCCTGCTCCACAGAGCCCATAAGGCAGTTAAATCAGGTGTTATTGCAATAACAATAAGGACACCATATATTCCGGCGCGTGAAATAGATGAAGCAATTGAGTTTACAGAAAAATTCGGGATCAGACATAAGATAGTTGATATAGCTTTTCCGGAAATAATAAAACACAATCCGATTGATAGATGTTATCTCTGCAAAAAGACACTGTTTACGCAGCTTCTGGAATTTGCCAGGCAAAATAAGCTTAAGCACGTTATTGATGGGACAAATGCTGATGACTCAGGTGATTTCAGGCCAGGCATGAAAGCTCTAAAGGAGATGGGGATCAGAAGTCCCCTTCTTGAAGCAGAATTGACAAAGAAAGAGATCAGGGAATTGTCAAGATTAGAGGGACTTGAGTTTTGGGATAAACCTGCTATGGCATGTCTCCTCACCAGGATTCCTTATGATACAGAGATTGAGGAAGGTACTCTGAGGATGATTGAAGCCGCAGAAAACATGCTGTTCGATAAAGGTTATCCGGGCACCAGGGTGAGGGTTCACGGCGAGGTAGCAAGAATTGAGTGTATACCCGGCTTTATGGAAAAGATGATCAAAAAAACTGAAAGAGAAGAGATTACAGCAAGCCTTAAGAAAATAGGATTCAGATTTGTATCTTTGGACCTCGAAGGTTACAGAACAGGAAGCTCAAACCCTGAAATAAAAGTGACATGA
- the larC gene encoding nickel pincer cofactor biosynthesis protein LarC: MKIISYDCFSGISGDMNLGAMIDLGVDKTLLINELNKLNLKGWELIVQKDQRHGITGTKVTVKQTRHEHAHRHLSDIEKIINDSALDQETKELSKKIFMKIAVAEAKVHGISLDHVHFHEVGAVDSIIDVVGAAICYNALKVDGVHVSTIELGSGFVKCDHGKLPVPAPATAEIIKGLPVKKGGVDFEATTPTGAAILAALGTHFSAGLPLKIIKTAYGVGQKESKDIPNLLRVFLGETITGNESGHDAFHLECNIDDMNPEFCEYISEKLFKSGASDVFFTSVIMKKGRPGIVLNVICETESADTLKNIIFTESTSLGIRTFPFRKDTLVRKLETIHTTFGEVRIKRSYFEEKEVSAKPEYDDCKKIASDTGIPLKEIYNKIMFEISKK, encoded by the coding sequence ATGAAAATTATTTCTTATGACTGTTTCTCAGGTATAAGCGGGGATATGAACCTGGGTGCCATGATCGATCTCGGAGTTGATAAAACATTACTCATTAATGAGTTGAACAAGCTGAATCTTAAAGGATGGGAACTGATTGTTCAGAAGGACCAGAGGCATGGCATTACAGGAACGAAAGTAACTGTAAAACAGACAAGGCATGAACATGCACACAGACATTTGTCAGATATTGAAAAAATTATAAACGATTCGGCCCTTGATCAGGAAACAAAGGAACTCAGCAAAAAGATCTTCATGAAGATTGCAGTTGCTGAAGCCAAAGTCCATGGTATTTCTCTCGACCACGTTCATTTTCATGAAGTCGGAGCTGTTGATTCTATAATTGATGTTGTGGGAGCCGCAATATGTTATAACGCTCTTAAGGTTGATGGCGTACATGTGTCGACAATTGAACTGGGCAGCGGATTTGTGAAGTGTGATCACGGTAAACTTCCCGTGCCTGCCCCGGCCACAGCTGAGATAATAAAAGGACTGCCCGTTAAAAAGGGAGGCGTAGATTTTGAAGCTACCACACCGACCGGGGCAGCTATACTTGCAGCACTGGGTACTCATTTCAGTGCCGGATTACCTCTTAAAATTATAAAGACAGCATATGGAGTGGGACAGAAAGAGAGTAAAGATATTCCCAATCTTCTGAGGGTTTTTCTTGGTGAAACGATAACAGGCAATGAATCGGGACATGACGCTTTTCATCTGGAATGCAACATCGACGATATGAACCCCGAGTTCTGCGAGTACATATCTGAAAAGCTCTTTAAATCAGGAGCTTCCGATGTATTCTTCACTAGTGTTATTATGAAAAAAGGCAGACCCGGTATAGTGCTAAATGTTATATGTGAGACTGAATCAGCAGACACACTTAAAAACATAATATTTACAGAGTCCACATCTCTGGGAATCAGGACTTTCCCATTCAGAAAGGATACCCTTGTCAGGAAATTAGAAACAATACATACAACTTTTGGAGAAGTCAGGATAAAACGCTCCTACTTTGAAGAGAAAGAAGTATCAGCAAAACCTGAATACGACGATTGTAAAAAGATTGCTTCTGATACCGGGATCCCGCTAAAGGAGATCTATAATAAAATAATGTTTGAAATCAGTAAAAAATGA